Proteins found in one Candidatus Sulfotelmatobacter sp. genomic segment:
- a CDS encoding cupredoxin domain-containing protein codes for MNRLHVVLLAGLVLRPAAAAAAGAPPPVQVIIHDHAFRPPVVHVKAGQRIVWTNTDQDPHTVTSGGANVDDGRWKSSPLIPDGATFTLRLTKPGVYPYFCKPHEFEASMHGKIIVAP; via the coding sequence ATGAACCGATTGCACGTCGTGCTGCTCGCCGGCCTCGTTCTGAGGCCGGCGGCGGCCGCTGCTGCCGGCGCGCCGCCGCCGGTGCAGGTCATCATCCACGATCACGCATTCCGGCCGCCGGTCGTTCACGTGAAGGCGGGTCAGCGAATCGTTTGGACCAATACCGACCAAGACCCGCACACCGTGACCAGCGGAGGCGCGAACGTCGACGACGGCCGTTGGAAGAGCTCGCCCCTCATTCCGGACGGCGCCACGTTCACGTTACGCCTCACCAAGCCCGGCGTGTACCCGTACTTTTGCAAGCCGCACGAGTTCGAAGCGTCGATGCACGGTAAGATCATCGTCGCTCCGTAA